AGGGCGATTCCGGGCATGGCGGTCAGCGTTCCGGACGAGACCCACAGTGGCCGCCATCGAATCGGAACGCTGACCGCCATGCGTCCGGAATGCTGACCGCCATCAAATCGGAAAGGTGGCCGGCTTGGGCCGGTGCGCGCAATGTACGCGCCGGAGCAAAAATGTACCCCTGAAGCGGCCGAATTCCTCGGTCGCGCCGGTGCAAAAGTGTACCGGCCAAACCGCCCTCATCTACGCTGGAGGATTCCAGAACGGACGGGGGTCGGAGGGTGTACAGCGTGGAAATATATCAACGCGTGCGACGTGCGTGTCACGTCGAGGGCATGAGTGTTCGCGAAGCCGCCCGGCAGTTCGGGCTGCATCGTAAGACCGTCAAGAAGATTCTGCAGTTCTCCCTTCCGCCGGGCTATCAGCGTTCTCGACCGGTTCGGTCGCCCAAGCTCGGCGGATTCACCGCGATCATCGACGCCATCCCGGCCGACGATAAACAGCGTCCGAAGAAACAACACCACAGCGCCAAGCGCATCCGCGTGCCGACGAATCCTCGATAAAGAGTACCGATTCTGTTCGAGGGCCGGATGCCGGTCCGATAACGAGATAGCCGGTTACACGGAATTTTTTACACCCTCCGATTTAGGCGTGCCGGTTTCAGGAACTGATCACGCGTTGGATTTCGCTGTGCTCAACCCGACCTACCACTGTCACGTTTATTAAGGTGCATCGTCATGACGTCGACAGCACGATCAACAATGAAACGTGCTGCTTGGATCGGTTCGCCGAGCGGCGTAGAGTTGATCGGTTAAAGCGGAACTTGTGTGACGTCAGGGATGGTCTCCGTGTCGCGCGTCGCGTTCCTGTATTTACACTTCGTCCCGTCTTAGCAAGGCGAAGGTCGGTAGATCTCAGTGTTAGCGGTACGGTTTCGTGAGGTAAATAGTCATGCGCAATATTCTTACAGTTTGTGTTTTTTGTTCTTCGGTCGGTGTCGCTGCAACATCCGTCGCAGGCGAGACGGCAAATGGACTGTCCATAAACGGCATTACTTACAACGGCACCAATTGGAACGGCACGAGTCTTCAGCCCGTGCCCTCTACTGCAGCTGCCATCAGCGACGAAACGCCAGTTTAGAGACAAAAGAGCGCGGTGGCTGAAGGCAGCACCGGGTTCACGCTCGAACGCGCAGAAGTTGTGGGAGGGCAGCTTTTTCGAGAGATGTTTTACCGGAGGAGGTTCGCCCAGCGATCACGATAAGCGAAGTGGGCTCCAACCCACCCGTTATGACATCTAAGCCAGTAAATCCGGTGGATGGCCCAGGAATACACTGTTCAGTGCGTACACGTTTATCTAGGTCTTCGATAAACTCCATAACGGAGTTGTAAAAGGCTCGGGGCTGGGATCCTCGGGTTCGGCGCTATTGCTGTCACCGTTGGAAATCATTCAACCCCCTGTCCATGATCCCAAGCTATTTAGCGGCCATCTCGGTTTCAGAAAACTAAGCTGCCTTCACCACTGTCCGGATGTCCACATGGAGCGTCTTTTTAAGCGCCACCAAAATGGCCGACAAATTCTCCATCGTGGGGTTGCCGGACTTGGAGAGCATGCGGTGCAGGCTCTTGCTTGATTTGTGAATCTTCTTAGAAAGTGCTTCAAATCCCACTGTGGCGTTTACGAGGTCACGTAGGATGAGCTTTGCTGTTTCCGGCTCACCGTTGAGAAAAAGCGTGAGCGCTTCATCGAGAAGCGCCTGCGCGAACGCTGGATCGCGATTCGCACGCGCGACCACCGATTCTTTAAAATCTCGGGTCAGTGCCATATATCACCTCGGTTTCGTTTCCTTCACTTTCCGTCGCTTGTAATCTTCCCAAAGCGCAATAGCGCGCTCGATATCTTTCTGCTGCCCCTTCTTTGTGCCGCCACCCAACAGAACGATTATCTTGAGACCATCCTTCGCTAGGTAGATCCGATAGCCAGGCCCCCAATCAATTCGATACTCGCCGATTCCGCGAAACCATTTCATGTTCGACAGATTGCCTTGTGCCATGCGCAGGTTGGCGACCGTCACCTTGGCAGCTGCCGCGGCATCCAGTCTTCCGAACCATTCAGCATACGGGCTCGTTCCGTCTTCGCGGAGAAGCTCGAGGACTTGAAAGGTCATAAATTTATAGTAACTTATATGTTACTTTTATTCAAGCGCAATGAACTCCTCAGTTGCGCTACTCCACATCTTTTCTAACTGTGCCGTAGACACGCAGCCTCTCTATGCCTAACACCGACCGACTAGGAGGGCACCATGTCAAAAAACTCGCACGCCCGGCATCACGGATGGTTCTTTTTGCGATAAACACCGGACTGCGGGATAGCTGCGTGTGCGGATTAATGTGGCAGTGGGAAATTGCCGTACCGGAAGTCGGCAGAAGCGTATTCGTGATACCACGAGAAGCGTTCAAGTCCAACCGATCGCACGTAGTGATACTGAACGACGTGGCATGGTCGATCGTGCGGACCCATCGCGGAAAGCATCCGATCTGGGTGTTTCCGTACCATGGGCGGCGAGTTAATCACATGAACAATACCGCGTGGAAGCTCATGCGCGCACACACGGGCTTACATGCCGTTCGCATCCATGACTTTCGCCATACGTTTGCCACCCGCCTGCGCGCCGCCGGCGTATCGGCGGAAGATAGGAATGCGCTGCTTGGGCATTCGAACAACTCCATGGCGGATCACTACGCCAGTGTCGATATCGGACATCTGTTGATGCAGGCGAATCGGATTTTGAATCGAGCGGCAACACGTACGGTGTTACGTGTCGCTAATGGCTAGTCGGACGAGCTGTGGATAAAGGGTCCCGCAGGCAGAAATTATGAATTTCTGTGGGTTGTAAGTCATTGAAAGTGGTGGGCCGTGCGTGAATCGAACACGCGACAAACTGGTTAAAAGCCAGCTGCTCTACCGACTGAGCTAACGGCCCATAGGGGATGGGCAACAAAAAGAGCGCGGATTATCCAGGGGGCATTAAGGGCTGTCAAACGGTAATCCTTTGCCTTTCGACAGGCGCGGGGCCCGTTTATGGCATTACCTCCGTGGAGTGCCAAAAAACCGCGATAATAGCGGCAAAAACAGCATCAGTGCCGAGCCGCCGCGCACCACAACACCTCCCTTCTTTGGGCCGGCAACTCATTGACTATTCCTCTCGATAAAAGAGCTCAGAGTACATGCCAGCGGGCCTGCCCCTCTTACTCCTCCTTCCAATACATTCGTTTTAAGGAAAACTACTCAGCGAAAAGCAATAGAAACTTAGCGGTCAAGTCGCGAACATCAAGTACATCAGTATCAAGCGTGCCGCGTCCTGCCCTTAAAATTTTCTCCTTAACCAGCGGGTAACTTTAGTCAAGACCAGCACTACTGGCCCTTTTTTTCGCCTCCCTTAAGGAAACCACTAACGCAAAAAAGGCAGCGGTCTCGCAACACGTGTCGATCAAACTATGTCAAGGCACGATCGTTCTAAGGCGTTTCCTTAAGGAAAGGCACTGAGCGAAATCAGGCTATAGCTGTTGTAGCATCGCGACGCTCTGACTCATCAATACAACTGCCCTTCTCGTTGATGAGGTATCAATTTTTCCGTCCACAGTCTGTGCCATTACATGGAGGTCGTTTGTTATGCCAAAAATATTAAGAACGTCTAGGGGGGTTGGGACTACCGCGCTACTTGCGGTGCTTGCGAGTCTACCGTCAGCTGCGTTCGCAAACCCATACATACAGTTCAATAACTTTATTCCGGGGATTGTCGAGGCGGAACGGTTTGAAGACGGCGGCGAAGGTGCCGCCTATCACGACCTCACTCCCACCAACGAACCGGGGGCCTTCCGTCCTGGCGGCGTCGATATCGAACAGACGTCGGATGTCGGAGGAGGTTATGACATCGGTTGGGTGAAACCCGGCGAATGGCTTAACTACAGCGTGATGGCTCACGTCGACGGGCGCTTTTCGATCGGTGTTCGGTATGCCGCGCAAGGAGACGGCGGCAAGATGCACATCGAGCTCGATGGCGTGAATATCACCGGCACACTCAATCTAACCGACACCGGCGGCTGGCAGAAATGGAAAACGTTGTGGGTTCACAATATTCCTATCACGACTTCTGCTAATTCCATGCGCCTCGTATTCGACAGCGGCAACACTCAAGGCTGGTTGGCGAATATTAATTACGTCGAGTTCCGTAATCCGAACGATCCGTATGTTCCCTATTCCGGCCACATACCTTTGGTTCCGGCCAGGGTACAAGCGGAAAACTTCACTCGAGGCGGCGAGGGCATCTCTTATCACGACAGCACGCGGAGAAACGAGCCGGGCCAATACCGCGTCAACGAAGGCGTGGATATCGAGCAGACAACCGACGCTGGTGGTGGTTACGACGTCGGCTGGGTGACTCCCGGTGAATGGCTACAGTACATCGTACGCCCGACTCGCTTTGGCTCTGTAACGGCCAAAATTCGTTACGCCGCCAAAGGCTTCGGTGGAATCATGCATATCGAGCAAGGCGGAGTTGACATAAGCGGCCCCATCCAGCTTCCAGACACCGGCGGCTGGCAGACATGGCGAACGGTGGAGACAAAACCGATGACCGGCCCGTGGGGTCCCATGCACCCTGACTACCCACACGAATTTCGTCTCGTCTTCGATAGCGGCAATCCAGAAGGTTGGCTCGCCAATATCAATTGGGTGCAATTTAATGACGCCCGTGACAGTTATCAAGGGGGTGATCACTTCCCTTATCTTCAAGGGCAGCACGAAGCGGAGCACTTCGACTGGGGCGGCGAAGGTGTTGCTTATCACGACACGACGGAAGCAAACGAGCCGGCCGGATTTCGAATCGCTGAAGGGCCGGATATCGAGTTCACGTCCGACGAGGGTGGCGGCTTCGATATCACTGGGATCAAACCTGGCGAGTGGCTGGAATACACCAAGCTCGTGTTTCCGACCAATAACTACGCCGGAATTTACACCTTCGAAATCCGCTACGCGTCCCTTGGCGACGGCGGCACCATGCATATTGAGTTCGATCGCGCCGACAAAACCGGGCCGATCCA
The window above is part of the Gammaproteobacteria bacterium genome. Proteins encoded here:
- a CDS encoding sigma-70 family RNA polymerase sigma factor, which translates into the protein MEIYQRVRRACHVEGMSVREAARQFGLHRKTVKKILQFSLPPGYQRSRPVRSPKLGGFTAIIDAIPADDKQRPKKQHHSAKRIRVPTNPR
- a CDS encoding transcriptional regulator gives rise to the protein MALTRDFKESVVARANRDPAFAQALLDEALTLFLNGEPETAKLILRDLVNATVGFEALSKKIHKSSKSLHRMLSKSGNPTMENLSAILVALKKTLHVDIRTVVKAA
- a CDS encoding type II toxin-antitoxin system RelE/ParE family toxin, which produces MTFQVLELLREDGTSPYAEWFGRLDAAAAAKVTVANLRMAQGNLSNMKWFRGIGEYRIDWGPGYRIYLAKDGLKIIVLLGGGTKKGQQKDIERAIALWEDYKRRKVKETKPR
- a CDS encoding tyrosine-type recombinase/integrase, which encodes MVLFAINTGLRDSCVCGLMWQWEIAVPEVGRSVFVIPREAFKSNRSHVVILNDVAWSIVRTHRGKHPIWVFPYHGRRVNHMNNTAWKLMRAHTGLHAVRIHDFRHTFATRLRAAGVSAEDRNALLGHSNNSMADHYASVDIGHLLMQANRILNRAATRTVLRVANG
- a CDS encoding carbohydrate-binding protein; amino-acid sequence: MLASLPSAAFANPYIQFNNFIPGIVEAERFEDGGEGAAYHDLTPTNEPGAFRPGGVDIEQTSDVGGGYDIGWVKPGEWLNYSVMAHVDGRFSIGVRYAAQGDGGKMHIELDGVNITGTLNLTDTGGWQKWKTLWVHNIPITTSANSMRLVFDSGNTQGWLANINYVEFRNPNDPYVPYSGHIPLVPARVQAENFTRGGEGISYHDSTRRNEPGQYRVNEGVDIEQTTDAGGGYDVGWVTPGEWLQYIVRPTRFGSVTAKIRYAAKGFGGIMHIEQGGVDISGPIQLPDTGGWQTWRTVETKPMTGPWGPMHPDYPHEFRLVFDSGNPEGWLANINWVQFNDARDSYQGGDHFPYLQGQHEAEHFDWGGEGVAYHDTTEANEPAGFRIAEGPDIEFTSDEGGGFDITGIKPGEWLEYTKLVFPTNNYAGIYTFEIRYASLGDGGTMHIEFDRADKTGPIQLTNTGGWQTWKTITIRDVHLPAGAEKMRLAFDRGNTQGRLANINWVRITEQ